A genomic window from Streptomyces sp. WMMC940 includes:
- a CDS encoding isoprenyl transferase, with amino-acid sequence MNLRDLVYGLYARRVEGRLDHAQVPKHIGVILDGNRRWAKASGGTAAEGHQAGADKISELLGWCAETDVEVVTLWMLSTDNFDRPEEELRPLLGIIENTVRNLAADGRWRVHHVGTMDLLPARTQSVLKEAEQSTVGVDGILVNVAVGYGGRQEIADAVRSLLNEHAAKGTTFEELAEIVDTDMIASHLYTRGQPDPDLVIRTSGEQRLSGFMLWQSAHSEYYFCEVFWPAFRKVDFLRALRDYAARHRRYGA; translated from the coding sequence GTGAACCTGCGCGACCTGGTGTACGGGCTCTACGCACGCCGGGTGGAGGGCCGCCTCGACCACGCCCAGGTGCCCAAGCACATCGGCGTCATCCTGGACGGCAACCGCCGCTGGGCGAAGGCGTCGGGCGGCACGGCCGCGGAGGGACACCAGGCCGGGGCCGACAAGATCTCCGAGCTGCTGGGCTGGTGCGCCGAGACCGATGTCGAGGTCGTCACCCTCTGGATGCTGTCCACGGACAACTTCGACCGTCCGGAGGAGGAGCTGCGCCCGCTGCTCGGCATCATCGAGAACACCGTGCGCAATCTGGCCGCCGACGGCCGGTGGCGGGTGCACCACGTGGGGACCATGGACCTGCTTCCCGCCAGGACCCAGTCCGTCCTCAAGGAGGCCGAGCAGTCGACGGTCGGCGTCGACGGGATACTGGTCAACGTCGCGGTCGGCTACGGCGGCCGTCAGGAGATCGCGGACGCGGTGCGCTCCCTGCTGAACGAGCACGCGGCCAAGGGGACGACCTTCGAGGAGCTCGCGGAGATCGTCGACACCGACATGATCGCGTCCCATCTCTACACGCGCGGACAACCCGACCCCGACCTGGTGATCCGCACGAGCGGCGAGCAGCGACTGTCGGGTTTCATGCTCTGGCAGAGCGCCCACTCCGAGTACTACTTCTGCGAGGTCTTCTGGCCGGCCTTCCGCAAGGTCGACTTCCTCCGAGCCCTCCGCGACTACGCGGCACGCCACCGCCGCTACGGCGCCTGA
- the mgrA gene encoding L-glyceraldehyde 3-phosphate reductase: MNDSPYYRAAENRYDSMEYRRTGRSGLKLPAISLGLWHNFGDDRTLASQRAILRRAFDLGVTHFDLANNYGPPPGSAELNFGKLFAQDFAPYRDELIISTKAGYLMHPGPYGEWGSRKYLMSSLDASLKRMGLDYVDIFYSHRFDPHTPLEETMGALASAVQQGKALYAGVSSYNAEQTAEAAGLLREMGVPALIHQPSYSMINRWTEDDGLLDTLEAAGMGCISFAPLAQGLLTGKYLTGIPAGSRATQGKSLDPDLLSDEVLRRLQGLNEIAQRRGQSLAQLALSWVLRDDRMTSALIGASSVGQLEENLAALQAAPLTDEELKEIDVFAVDTAGTNIWAGRS; the protein is encoded by the coding sequence GTGAACGACTCCCCCTATTACCGTGCAGCCGAGAACCGCTACGACTCGATGGAGTACCGCCGCACCGGCCGCAGCGGACTCAAGCTCCCCGCGATCTCCCTCGGCCTCTGGCACAACTTCGGCGACGACCGCACGCTCGCCTCGCAGCGGGCGATCCTGCGCCGCGCCTTCGACCTCGGCGTGACGCACTTCGACCTGGCGAACAACTACGGGCCGCCCCCCGGCTCCGCCGAGCTGAACTTCGGCAAACTGTTCGCCCAGGACTTCGCCCCGTACCGGGATGAACTCATCATTTCCACCAAGGCCGGCTATCTGATGCACCCCGGCCCCTACGGCGAATGGGGCTCCCGCAAGTACCTGATGTCCTCACTGGACGCCTCCCTGAAGAGGATGGGGCTGGACTACGTCGACATCTTCTACTCGCACCGCTTCGACCCGCACACCCCGCTGGAGGAGACGATGGGCGCCCTGGCGTCCGCCGTCCAGCAGGGCAAGGCGCTCTACGCGGGCGTGTCCTCCTACAACGCCGAGCAGACCGCAGAGGCGGCCGGGCTGCTGAGGGAGATGGGCGTCCCGGCCCTCATCCACCAGCCGTCCTACTCGATGATCAACCGCTGGACCGAGGACGACGGGCTCCTCGACACGCTCGAGGCCGCCGGCATGGGCTGCATCTCCTTCGCGCCGCTCGCCCAGGGGCTCCTCACCGGCAAGTACCTCACCGGCATCCCGGCGGGCTCGCGGGCGACGCAGGGCAAGTCCCTCGACCCGGACCTGCTCTCCGACGAGGTGCTGCGGCGGCTGCAGGGCCTGAACGAGATCGCCCAGCGGCGCGGCCAGTCGCTGGCCCAGCTGGCGCTCAGCTGGGTGCTGCGCGACGACCGGATGACCTCGGCGCTGATCGGCGCGAGCAGCGTCGGGCAGTTGGAGGAGAACCTGGCCGCACTGCAGGCCGCACCTCTCACCGACGAGGAGTTGAAGGAGATCGACGTCTTCGCCGTGGACACCGCCGGGACGAACATCTGGGCCGGTCGCAGCTGA
- a CDS encoding DUF2079 domain-containing protein, whose translation MRTQTKPLPASAGARPAEGPAVALLPWGWAAVLSLLYATVAVRRHQLLRTTGYDLGIFEQAVRAYAQLQAPVVPLRGDGFNLLGDHFHPLIAVLAPLYGLWPSPLCLLLAQSVLLAAAVVPLARWAVRTLGRRAAHVVAFGYGASWGIASAAAFDFHEVALAVPLLAFALEALGRRRWGRAVVWAAPLLLIKEDLGLTLAAVGAYVAWKGPRRLGIATAAAGLVGSAIEIKLLLPAFNPGGGYAHGGNLTDGHGSLLATMAFAPLDALRPDVKAMTLVLVFAPSALLALRSPLSLIAVPTLAWRMLSENAFHWGTAFHYSAVLMPVVFAGLVDALGRYRQARDPLAARHVRASLVTVLAVTVVMLPSFPLAQLAQRATWRTTSHVEAARALLQRIPDGATVAASNRLVPQLTSRCDVVLFPTWPVEGHLYEYDRKRLPRPTAEWIIHDAEAPEAWPYKTGHWPYPPEQQQAELDAAQRAYGYERVAARDGITLLRRAVRLGRQDPPLAHRRPPPTAARRPPRRVRRPRAPFSLGRVNRVPHPRVPRGEYGRGRARRPDTAPAQALSPFAPQSNDFGE comes from the coding sequence TTGCGTACGCAGACGAAGCCGCTTCCGGCTTCCGCGGGCGCCCGGCCGGCGGAAGGTCCCGCCGTCGCCCTCCTCCCCTGGGGTTGGGCGGCGGTCCTGTCCCTGCTCTACGCGACCGTCGCCGTGCGCCGCCACCAACTCCTGCGCACCACGGGGTACGACCTCGGCATCTTCGAGCAGGCCGTACGTGCCTACGCCCAACTCCAGGCCCCCGTCGTCCCGTTGCGCGGCGACGGCTTCAATCTGCTCGGCGACCACTTCCACCCGCTGATCGCCGTGCTCGCCCCGCTCTACGGGCTCTGGCCGTCCCCGCTCTGTCTGCTCCTGGCCCAGTCCGTCCTCCTCGCCGCGGCCGTGGTGCCGCTCGCCCGCTGGGCGGTGCGGACGCTCGGCCGCCGCGCCGCGCACGTCGTCGCCTTCGGATACGGCGCGAGCTGGGGCATCGCCTCGGCGGCCGCCTTCGACTTCCATGAAGTGGCCCTCGCCGTACCGCTCCTGGCCTTCGCCCTCGAGGCGCTCGGCCGGCGACGTTGGGGGCGGGCCGTCGTCTGGGCCGCGCCCCTGCTCCTGATCAAGGAGGATCTGGGGCTGACCCTCGCTGCGGTCGGCGCGTACGTGGCCTGGAAGGGGCCCCGGAGGCTGGGGATCGCGACGGCCGCGGCCGGGCTCGTCGGCAGCGCGATCGAGATCAAGCTGCTGCTGCCCGCCTTCAACCCCGGCGGCGGGTACGCGCACGGGGGCAACCTCACCGACGGGCACGGCTCGCTCCTCGCCACGATGGCCTTCGCACCGCTCGACGCGCTCCGTCCGGACGTGAAGGCCATGACGCTCGTGCTCGTCTTCGCCCCGAGCGCCCTGCTCGCCCTGCGGTCGCCGCTGTCGCTGATCGCCGTGCCGACGCTCGCGTGGCGGATGCTGTCGGAGAACGCCTTCCACTGGGGGACCGCCTTCCACTACAGCGCCGTCCTGATGCCGGTGGTCTTCGCCGGGCTCGTCGACGCCCTCGGCCGCTACCGGCAGGCCCGCGATCCGCTCGCGGCGCGCCATGTCCGGGCCTCTCTGGTCACGGTCCTGGCCGTGACGGTGGTCATGCTGCCGTCCTTCCCGCTCGCCCAGCTGGCGCAGCGGGCCACCTGGCGCACGACCTCCCACGTCGAGGCCGCCCGCGCGCTGCTCCAGCGGATTCCGGACGGGGCGACGGTGGCCGCCTCCAACCGGCTCGTCCCCCAGCTCACCTCCCGGTGCGACGTCGTGCTCTTCCCGACCTGGCCCGTCGAAGGGCATCTGTACGAGTACGACCGGAAACGGCTGCCCAGGCCCACCGCGGAATGGATCATCCACGACGCGGAGGCCCCGGAGGCGTGGCCGTACAAGACGGGACACTGGCCGTATCCGCCGGAGCAGCAGCAGGCCGAACTCGACGCGGCGCAGCGGGCGTACGGCTACGAGCGCGTCGCGGCGCGCGACGGCATCACGCTGCTGAGGCGCGCGGTGAGGCTCGGCCGCCAGGATCCGCCGCTCGCCCACCGCCGCCCGCCGCCCACTGCCGCCCGCCGCCCTCCTCGCCGGGTCCGCCGCCCGCGCGCCCCTTTCTCCCTCGGCCGCGTCAACCGGGTGCCTCACCCCCGGGTCCCCCGTGGGGAGTACGGCCGAGGCCGGGCGCGACGGCCTGACACGGCCCCTGCCCAGGCTCTTTCCCCTTTCGCACCGCAGTCGAACGATTTCGGAGAGTAG
- a CDS encoding prepilin peptidase, whose translation MEYAYVTLIAAAALWGAAAGVLVPRPAYRMSVEPEEAWRDACPTGHPITGPAQGWLGTARCAGCAVPPAPVAAGAAPGTGAHEVPGEQRAADRPGVAGRGGGGESAAVDERGGTREPAAVAGRGGGGKSPAVDESGGRGAPVVAVREPVPYRPSSVVPALTALACAALAAAVGPRPELAVWLLLAPVAVLLALVDRNVHRLPDQLTLPLAAAAAVLLGGAALLPGAGGSWPVALLGGLVLGAAYLVLFLVNPNGMGFGDVKLALSLGVALGWYGWGVLFVGAFAGFLLGALYGLCLVVLRGAGRGTAIPFGPFMISGTLIALLLGALSV comes from the coding sequence GTGGAGTACGCGTACGTCACGCTGATCGCCGCCGCCGCCCTGTGGGGGGCCGCGGCCGGGGTACTCGTGCCGCGCCCCGCCTACCGGATGTCCGTCGAGCCGGAGGAGGCGTGGCGGGACGCCTGTCCCACCGGCCATCCGATCACCGGGCCCGCGCAGGGCTGGCTGGGGACGGCACGCTGCGCCGGCTGCGCGGTGCCGCCCGCGCCCGTCGCCGCAGGGGCGGCTCCCGGGACCGGCGCGCACGAAGTGCCGGGCGAGCAGAGGGCAGCGGACCGGCCGGGCGTGGCCGGGCGTGGCGGCGGGGGGGAGTCGGCAGCCGTGGACGAGCGGGGCGGCACGCGAGAGCCGGCAGCCGTGGCCGGGCGTGGCGGCGGGGGGAAGTCGCCAGCCGTGGACGAGTCGGGAGGCAGGGGCGCGCCCGTTGTCGCCGTCCGGGAGCCCGTCCCGTACCGGCCGTCGTCCGTCGTGCCCGCGCTCACCGCCCTCGCCTGCGCCGCGCTCGCCGCGGCCGTCGGGCCCCGCCCGGAGCTGGCCGTATGGCTGCTGCTCGCGCCCGTGGCCGTACTGCTCGCCCTCGTCGACCGCAACGTCCACCGGCTCCCGGACCAGTTGACGCTGCCGCTTGCCGCCGCGGCGGCCGTGCTGCTCGGTGGTGCGGCACTGCTCCCCGGTGCCGGGGGATCGTGGCCGGTCGCTCTGCTCGGAGGACTCGTGCTCGGTGCCGCGTACCTCGTGCTCTTCCTCGTGAACCCGAACGGCATGGGCTTCGGCGATGTGAAGCTGGCCCTGTCGCTCGGTGTGGCGCTCGGCTGGTACGGCTGGGGGGTGCTGTTCGTCGGCGCCTTCGCGGGCTTCCTGCTGGGCGCGCTCTACGGGCTCTGCCTCGTCGTCCTCCGCGGGGCGGGGCGCGGGACGGCGATTCCCTTCGGGCCGTTCATGATCTCCGGCACGCTGATCGCGCTGCTGCTGGGGGCGTTGTCCGTTTAG
- a CDS encoding DUF192 domain-containing protein produces the protein MGGWQDGKGTLTVPGREDPVELLVAASYGARYRGLLGRDGLDGALMLTPCTSVHTFRMRFAIDVAYLDRELRVLDVHTMRPGRLGLPRLRSRHVLEAEAGAMAQWGVRPGVRLAIGGPGRGA, from the coding sequence ATGGGCGGATGGCAGGACGGCAAGGGCACACTGACGGTCCCCGGCCGGGAGGACCCGGTCGAGCTGCTGGTCGCCGCGTCGTACGGGGCGCGGTACCGAGGTCTGCTGGGCCGTGACGGCCTGGACGGCGCGCTCATGCTGACGCCGTGCACGAGCGTGCACACCTTCCGGATGCGCTTCGCCATCGACGTGGCGTACCTCGACAGGGAACTGCGCGTCCTCGACGTCCACACGATGCGCCCGGGGCGGCTCGGGCTGCCGAGGCTGCGCAGCCGTCATGTCCTGGAGGCCGAGGCGGGGGCGATGGCGCAGTGGGGCGTGCGGCCGGGGGTCCGGCTCGCGATCGGCGGGCCGGGGCGCGGGGCCTGA
- a CDS encoding mannosyltransferase family protein, with translation MSDQPDPEPRGSRPRRVPVPPGVRAAAPALLGYAAVRVLGMAILAVAAAVQGKDALHRLNGRWDSVWYVRVAENGYGYDVTLPDGSVHSDLAFFPLLPALERAVSEVLPVSAATAGLVIGWIAAFAAAWGVYAVGAHVAGQRAGVLLAVLWGVYPTAFVQSMAYTETLFTALAAWSLYAVLTDRWITAGTLCALAGLTRPSAAALVAALGVTGLVRLFRRDLTRRTVVGVVVAPLGWLGYVVFVAVRQGSPTAYFEVQAAWGNNIDGGVALARFVGAQLSGPTPLAGVGLVAAIGLLSWVVWLCVKQRQPLPLLVYGAGIVVISLIGAAYFGSRPRLIMPAFPLLLPAAVALARPARRTTAAVVVALLAVASGAYGAFTLLGSGPP, from the coding sequence ATGTCCGACCAGCCCGATCCCGAGCCGCGGGGCTCCCGTCCGCGCAGGGTGCCCGTCCCGCCCGGGGTCCGCGCTGCCGCCCCCGCACTCCTGGGCTACGCGGCCGTCCGGGTGTTGGGGATGGCGATCCTCGCGGTGGCCGCTGCGGTGCAGGGCAAGGACGCCCTGCACCGGTTGAACGGGCGCTGGGACTCGGTCTGGTACGTCCGGGTCGCGGAGAACGGATACGGGTACGACGTGACGCTGCCCGACGGCAGTGTCCACTCCGATCTGGCCTTCTTCCCGCTGCTGCCCGCGCTGGAGCGGGCGGTCTCCGAGGTGCTGCCGGTCTCCGCCGCCACGGCGGGACTGGTGATCGGCTGGATCGCGGCGTTCGCCGCCGCCTGGGGTGTCTACGCCGTCGGGGCGCATGTGGCGGGGCAGCGGGCCGGGGTGCTGCTGGCGGTGCTGTGGGGCGTGTACCCGACCGCTTTCGTGCAGTCGATGGCGTACACCGAGACGCTGTTCACCGCGCTGGCCGCCTGGTCGCTGTACGCCGTGCTGACCGACCGCTGGATCACCGCGGGGACGCTCTGCGCGCTGGCCGGGCTCACCCGGCCCTCGGCCGCCGCGCTCGTCGCCGCCCTCGGGGTCACCGGTCTCGTACGGCTGTTCAGGAGGGACCTGACCCGGCGGACGGTCGTGGGCGTGGTCGTCGCGCCGCTCGGATGGCTGGGGTACGTCGTCTTCGTGGCCGTGCGCCAGGGCAGCCCCACGGCGTACTTCGAGGTACAGGCCGCGTGGGGGAACAACATCGACGGCGGGGTCGCACTCGCCCGCTTCGTCGGCGCGCAGCTGAGCGGACCCACCCCGCTCGCCGGCGTCGGCCTCGTCGCCGCGATCGGGCTGCTCTCGTGGGTGGTGTGGCTCTGCGTGAAGCAGCGCCAGCCGCTGCCGCTGCTGGTGTACGGAGCGGGGATCGTCGTCATCTCACTGATCGGCGCCGCGTACTTCGGCTCCCGCCCACGCCTGATCATGCCCGCCTTCCCGCTGCTGCTGCCCGCGGCGGTCGCCCTCGCGCGGCCGGCCCGCCGGACGACGGCCGCGGTGGTGGTGGCGCTGCTCGCCGTCGCCTCGGGGGCGTACGGGGCGTTCACGCTGCTCGGTTCGGGACCGCCCTGA
- a CDS encoding Imm52 family immunity protein yields the protein MLYVVVNGGWGRRQESVVQIAERWVESLSALADLNDAAFTGWLEAVDDISTAPRMPLSVAALSEYLKRENPESDVDRIGYTTSLVTNNPGMPRVTFSIHAGGTSEWVTNSVALSFRSRKLDESVPTVGRSSEVLRILADAWDIDTGQAYGRAQYDAVRDEFGLDNSAPRCGRSVYLSAKRAGLAPEGFPGTYVRTAHGGLIIDLTRDGAEEPDIETIIETNRVLRSAGALEELPVPYDRAKW from the coding sequence GTGCTGTACGTCGTGGTCAACGGGGGATGGGGGAGGCGGCAGGAGAGCGTTGTCCAGATCGCTGAGCGCTGGGTGGAAAGCCTGTCGGCCTTGGCTGATTTGAATGATGCGGCTTTCACCGGCTGGCTCGAGGCAGTCGACGATATTTCCACTGCGCCGCGTATGCCGCTGTCGGTGGCTGCGCTCTCCGAGTACCTGAAGAGGGAGAACCCGGAGTCCGACGTGGACCGTATTGGCTACACGACATCCCTGGTGACTAACAATCCCGGGATGCCTCGTGTGACATTTTCGATTCATGCAGGTGGTACTTCGGAGTGGGTGACGAATTCGGTTGCTCTGTCGTTCCGATCGCGCAAGCTGGATGAATCCGTGCCGACTGTGGGTCGCTCCTCGGAGGTGCTGCGAATTCTCGCCGACGCCTGGGACATCGACACGGGGCAGGCCTACGGCCGTGCCCAGTACGATGCGGTGCGAGATGAGTTCGGTCTCGATAATTCAGCCCCCCGCTGCGGCCGATCGGTGTACTTGTCTGCGAAACGCGCGGGCCTGGCTCCGGAGGGATTTCCCGGTACTTATGTACGCACGGCACACGGCGGGCTGATCATCGATCTCACTCGGGACGGAGCTGAGGAGCCCGACATCGAGACGATCATCGAGACCAACCGGGTCCTCCGGTCCGCCGGGGCCCTGGAGGAGTTGCCCGTGCCGTACGACCGCGCCAAGTGGTGA
- a CDS encoding Tox-REase-5 domain-containing protein, whose translation MPRAVRAVLVLLHALFGLTLLGALGLLVTAAAVDGVDGEFLGLLVYAAAPGVAGFLLALRVWTGGVWVRRALLAVQAWLLLGALSALFDGSGRGLTQLLVPVAVIVLLFRPSVREWFLVPGTNRVERRPLKLARLIKWRRDGGQTATEYVGLIVLVAAIVVGLVATGVGGQIAGGLRSAVCEITGTACGGGDGGPADVEAGTGTGTGTGTGTGTGDDNAGTDGGTGTTGGTGATGGTDGGTGTTGATGGTDGGTGATGGTDGGTGTTGTTGATGGTGGTGGTGGGTGGPQDDTGGTGTADEAVYDEDDETDETGEPGVPDDGLDDLDDLDDLDDGGDGGDDGNGEGDGESCTSGVGAFLSCGAEQVGGFFEGVVVDGLWGDITGTFETILDPGKAWEGIKDYGSQLGDQWVEDSAGAGDKWSKGDYLGALWDWGSASVNTGVTVLDDVFVGDEVRDMWNRGDEGQAVGTVLWNVGSLFIPGYGEAKLVGKLGKLGKLGKLGKVGELARKASEAAAKARKAAKAGDVEGAEQAAKEAQQHADEAARDAGLTGCTIGMGARVRIPYGGGPGVPGSGTGVVAGRSGAVPVALFAGKCDEVDPEKKQAAEEAAKQAEEAKRAAAAAKRKAGLERAQQQPKPSWYENLTNPRAGTKDGGDGKWERIKPALFSYESEMGARYQEQISGVNRGKEYQVPLDKLDGKPVNFDGWDSAKGTYIEAKYGYRNPKYYDAEVGELKLDIANRWAKQAQRQVDAARGKPVVWHFSDPEVAEAAREMFEERRIKVKVEHTADDVVGTS comes from the coding sequence ATGCCGCGGGCCGTGCGGGCCGTGCTCGTACTGCTGCACGCGCTGTTCGGGCTCACGCTGCTGGGGGCTCTCGGTCTGCTCGTGACGGCCGCGGCCGTGGACGGGGTCGACGGGGAGTTCCTCGGCCTTCTGGTGTACGCCGCCGCTCCGGGCGTGGCCGGATTCCTGCTCGCGCTGCGGGTGTGGACCGGTGGTGTGTGGGTGCGGCGGGCGCTGCTCGCGGTGCAGGCGTGGCTGCTCCTCGGGGCGTTGAGCGCACTCTTCGACGGCAGTGGCCGGGGGCTGACCCAACTGCTCGTCCCCGTCGCCGTGATCGTGCTGTTGTTCCGGCCGTCGGTGCGCGAGTGGTTCCTCGTGCCCGGTACGAACCGGGTCGAGCGGCGGCCCCTGAAGCTCGCCCGCCTCATCAAGTGGCGCCGGGACGGCGGCCAGACGGCCACCGAGTACGTCGGGCTCATCGTGCTCGTCGCGGCCATCGTCGTCGGCCTGGTCGCGACCGGGGTCGGCGGACAGATCGCCGGAGGACTCCGGTCCGCTGTCTGCGAGATCACCGGCACGGCGTGCGGGGGTGGCGACGGCGGCCCGGCGGACGTCGAGGCCGGCACCGGCACCGGCACCGGCACCGGCACCGGCACCGGCACCGGGGACGACAACGCGGGCACGGACGGCGGTACGGGCACCACGGGCGGTACGGGTGCCACGGGCGGTACGGACGGCGGTACGGGCACCACGGGTGCCACAGGCGGCACGGACGGCGGCACGGGTGCCACGGGCGGCACGGACGGCGGTACGGGAACCACGGGCACCACGGGTGCCACAGGCGGCACAGGCGGCACAGGCGGTACCGGCGGCGGCACCGGCGGGCCCCAGGACGACACCGGCGGGACCGGGACGGCCGACGAGGCCGTCTACGACGAGGACGACGAGACCGACGAGACGGGCGAGCCGGGGGTGCCGGACGACGGTCTCGACGACCTCGACGACCTCGACGACCTCGACGACGGCGGGGACGGCGGAGACGACGGAAACGGTGAGGGCGACGGCGAGAGCTGCACCTCCGGGGTCGGCGCCTTCCTCTCCTGCGGTGCCGAGCAGGTCGGCGGCTTCTTCGAGGGCGTCGTCGTGGACGGCCTCTGGGGCGACATCACGGGCACGTTCGAGACGATCCTCGACCCCGGCAAGGCCTGGGAAGGCATCAAGGACTACGGATCCCAGCTCGGCGACCAGTGGGTCGAGGACAGTGCGGGGGCGGGCGACAAGTGGTCCAAGGGCGACTACCTGGGCGCCCTCTGGGACTGGGGCTCGGCCTCGGTCAACACCGGGGTGACCGTCCTCGACGACGTGTTCGTCGGGGACGAGGTCCGCGACATGTGGAACCGGGGCGACGAGGGACAGGCCGTCGGCACGGTCCTCTGGAACGTCGGATCCCTCTTCATTCCGGGCTACGGCGAGGCGAAGCTCGTCGGCAAACTGGGCAAACTGGGCAAGCTCGGGAAACTGGGCAAGGTCGGCGAGCTCGCACGGAAGGCATCCGAGGCGGCGGCGAAGGCCCGTAAGGCGGCCAAGGCCGGCGATGTCGAGGGGGCCGAGCAGGCCGCCAAGGAGGCCCAGCAGCACGCCGACGAAGCCGCCAGGGACGCGGGACTCACCGGCTGCACCATCGGGATGGGCGCGCGCGTGCGCATCCCCTACGGCGGCGGGCCGGGCGTCCCCGGCAGCGGTACGGGTGTGGTCGCGGGCCGGAGCGGCGCCGTACCGGTCGCGCTGTTCGCCGGCAAGTGCGACGAGGTCGACCCGGAGAAGAAGCAGGCCGCCGAGGAGGCGGCGAAGCAGGCGGAGGAGGCGAAGAGGGCGGCCGCCGCGGCGAAGCGGAAGGCGGGGCTCGAGAGGGCGCAGCAGCAGCCGAAGCCGTCCTGGTACGAGAACCTCACCAACCCCCGCGCCGGGACCAAGGACGGCGGCGACGGGAAGTGGGAGCGCATCAAGCCCGCCCTTTTCAGCTACGAATCCGAGATGGGTGCGCGTTACCAGGAGCAGATCTCCGGAGTGAACCGCGGCAAGGAGTACCAGGTCCCCCTCGACAAACTCGACGGCAAGCCCGTCAATTTCGACGGGTGGGACTCCGCGAAGGGGACCTATATCGAGGCGAAGTACGGCTACCGCAATCCGAAGTACTACGACGCCGAAGTGGGGGAGCTTAAGCTCGACATCGCCAACCGCTGGGCCAAGCAGGCGCAGCGGCAGGTGGACGCGGCCCGAGGGAAGCCGGTTGTATGGCACTTTTCCGATCCGGAGGTGGCTGAGGCCGCACGGGAGATGTTTGAGGAGAGGCGTATCAAGGTTAAGGTTGAGCACACGGCGGATGACGTTGTGGGCACAAGCTGA
- a CDS encoding AraC family transcriptional regulator, which produces MVRSHLGAATASRTARLIVTIAQRAGVQTQFIEYPDPVPDSDDLGPTLRWMQEDLERPLTVAEIAAQPAMSSRTLIRRFRAQTGTTPLQWLLGRRLQRARELLETTIFP; this is translated from the coding sequence ATGGTGCGCAGCCACCTCGGCGCGGCGACGGCCTCCCGAACCGCCCGGCTGATCGTCACGATCGCTCAGCGCGCGGGTGTGCAGACCCAGTTCATCGAGTACCCCGATCCCGTGCCGGACTCCGACGATCTGGGGCCGACACTGCGCTGGATGCAGGAGGACCTCGAACGGCCCCTCACCGTCGCGGAGATCGCCGCCCAGCCCGCGATGAGCTCACGCACCCTCATACGCCGGTTCCGCGCCCAGACCGGCACGACCCCGCTGCAGTGGCTGCTCGGACGGCGGTTGCAACGGGCGAGGGAACTGCTGGAGACGACGATCTTCCCATGA
- a CDS encoding PucR family transcriptional regulator, translated as MTVQETATYLEGYAEALTGACATGRRLTRDELASLRGQGERAAEAGIGLRTMVHAHLAAARAIRPGLTGAAADHLLAAVEQAVDAFAEGHERAQRLAVRQEEAARREFVDDLLYGRSDLGRLAERAVRFGLLLSHAHAVAVAQGQEPYDDGHPLIRRIETSLVARFGDRRILLTTKDGRLICIAPGDQSDVLNHFAKQAYGATGGGRVAVGRPHPGAGGVVHSYEEALNALDLADRMGLDDPVLLASDLLVYPVLTRDRQAMADLVLSVLGPLRDARGGALPLLDTLTAYFDAGCVAAEAARRLNLSVRALTYRLDRIHRLTGADPGEPVHRYTLQTAVIGARLLDWPRREV; from the coding sequence ATGACGGTGCAGGAGACCGCGACCTATCTGGAGGGGTACGCCGAGGCGCTGACGGGTGCCTGTGCCACCGGCCGGAGGCTCACGCGCGACGAACTGGCCTCACTCCGCGGCCAGGGGGAACGGGCCGCGGAGGCGGGTATCGGGCTGCGCACCATGGTGCACGCCCACCTTGCGGCCGCCCGGGCGATACGGCCGGGACTCACAGGGGCCGCGGCCGACCACCTTCTCGCCGCGGTCGAGCAGGCCGTGGACGCCTTCGCCGAGGGCCACGAGCGGGCGCAGCGTCTCGCGGTGCGCCAGGAGGAGGCGGCCCGCCGTGAGTTCGTCGACGACCTGCTCTACGGGCGCAGTGACCTCGGCCGGCTCGCCGAGCGGGCCGTACGCTTCGGACTGCTGCTCTCCCACGCCCACGCGGTGGCCGTCGCCCAGGGCCAGGAGCCGTACGACGACGGCCATCCCCTCATCCGCCGGATCGAGACCTCGCTCGTCGCCCGCTTCGGGGACCGGCGCATCCTCCTGACCACGAAGGACGGCCGGTTGATCTGCATCGCGCCCGGCGACCAGTCCGATGTGCTCAACCACTTCGCCAAGCAGGCGTACGGGGCGACGGGCGGCGGCCGGGTGGCCGTGGGACGTCCCCACCCGGGCGCGGGCGGGGTGGTCCACTCCTACGAGGAGGCGCTGAACGCCCTGGATCTGGCCGACCGCATGGGCCTGGACGATCCGGTGCTGCTGGCCTCGGACCTGCTGGTGTACCCGGTGCTGACCCGCGACCGGCAGGCGATGGCCGACCTCGTGCTCAGCGTCCTCGGTCCGCTCAGGGACGCCCGCGGTGGGGCTCTGCCATTGCTCGACACGCTCACGGCGTACTTCGACGCGGGTTGTGTGGCGGCCGAGGCGGCCCGCCGGCTCAACCTCAGCGTGCGGGCGCTGACGTACCGGCTCGACCGCATCCACAGGCTGACCGGCGCGGATCCGGGCGAACCCGTGCACCGCTACACCCTGCAGACGGCGGTCATCGGAGCACGTCTGCTCGACTGGCCGCGCCGGGAGGTCTGA